A DNA window from Pyrus communis chromosome 3, drPyrComm1.1, whole genome shotgun sequence contains the following coding sequences:
- the LOC137729236 gene encoding auxin-responsive protein SAUR21-like, whose amino-acid sequence MGFRLPAVILAKKLFRRSFLNSSQGASYNLADVPKGYFAVYVGESEKHRFVVPISFLCQPAFQHLLSEAEEEFGFDHPMGGLTIPCRQDAFLDLLSRLSAL is encoded by the coding sequence ATGGGGTTCCGGCTGCCTGCTGTAATTCTTGCTAAGAAACTTTTTCGACGGTCTTTTTTAAATTCAAGTCAAGGAGCTTCATATAATTTAGCAGATGTCCCTAAAGGTTATTTTGCAGTTTATGTtggtgagagtgagaagcaccGATTTGTGGTTCCCATATCATTCCTCTGCCAGCCTGCATTTCAACACTTGCTAAGTGAAGCTGAAGAAGAATTTGGATTTGATCATCCAATGGGCGGTCTAACAATTCCCTGCAGACAAGATGCTTTCCTTGATCTATTATCTCGCTTGAGTGCATTATGA
- the LOC137729321 gene encoding auxin-induced protein 15A-like, with translation MGFRLPAVIPAKKLLQRSFSNTARGASTNLADVPKGYFAVYVGEREKQRFVIPVAFLKEPEFQDLLSEAEEEFGFDHPMGGLTIPCRQDAFLDVTSRLNGLCEYIMKSAYYFNQLFGRIL, from the coding sequence ATGGGTTTCCGTCTTCCAGCTGTAATTCCTGCTAAGAAACTTCTTCAACGATCTTTTTCAAATACAGCCAGAGGAGCTTCCACTAATTTAGCAGATGTCCCAAAAGGTTATTTTGCAGTTTATGTTGGCGAGAGAGAAAAGCAGAGATTTGTAATTCCAGTTGCATTCCTTAAGGAGCCTGAATTTCAAGACTTGCTAAGTGAGGCTGAAGAAGAATTCGGGTTTGATCATCCAATGGGTGGTCTAACAATTCCCTGCAGACAAGATGCCTTCCTTGATGTCACTTCTCGCTTGAATGGATTGTGCGAATACATAATGAAATCTGCATATTACTTCAACCAACTATTTGGGAGAATTTTGTAA
- the LOC137728094 gene encoding auxin-induced protein 15A-like yields MGFRLPAVVPAKKLLRQSFSNSSQGASYKLSDVPKGYFPVYVGKSEKQRFIVPLSFLNHPAFQDLLSEAEEEYGFDHPMGGLTIPCRQDAFLDLISCLSAL; encoded by the coding sequence ATGGGGTTCCGTCTGCCAGCTGTAGTTCCTGCCAAGAAACTTCTTCGGCAGTCTTTTTCAAATTCAAGTCAAGGAGCTTCATATAAGTTATCAGATGTCCCAAAAGGTTATTTTCCAGTTTATGTTGGAAAGAGTGAGAAGCAGCGGTTCATTGTTCCTCTATCATTCCTCAACCATCCTGCATTTCAAGACTTGCTAAGTGAGGCTGAAGAAGAATATGGATTTGATCACCCAATGGGCGGTCTAACAATTCCCTGCAGACAAGATGCCTTCCTTGATCTCATTTCATGCTTGAGTGCATTGTGA
- the LOC137729322 gene encoding indole-3-acetic acid-induced protein ARG7-like, whose translation MGFRLPGIVSAKRSLVRSLSNSKQTALKTLDIPKGYFAVYVGERQKKRFVIPISYLNDPLFQNLLSQAEEEFGYDHPMGGITIPCSEGTFLHLTSCSSV comes from the coding sequence ATGGGTTTCCGGTTGCCTGGAATTGTTAGCGCGAAGAGAAGTCTCGTCCGGTCTCTATCTAATTCAAAACAGACAGCTTTAAAGACCTTAGATATCCCAAAAGGCTATTTTGCTGTGTATGTTGGGGAGAGACAGAAGAAGCGGTTTGTGATTCCAATATCATACTTGAATGATCCTTTATTCCAAAATTTGTTGAGTCAAGCCGAAGAGGAATTTGGATATGATCATCCCATGGGTGGTATCACAATACCTTGCAGTGAAGGCACTTTCCTTCATCTCACTTCCTGCTCAAGTGTGTGA
- the LOC137728095 gene encoding auxin-responsive protein SAUR21-like, giving the protein MGFRLPAVIPAKKLFRRSFSNSSQGASYNLADVPKGYFAVYVGESEKHRFVVPISFLCQPAFQHLLIEAEEEFGFDHPMGGLTIPCRQDAFLDLLSRLSAV; this is encoded by the coding sequence ATGGGGTTCCGGCTGCCTGCTGTAATTCCTGCTAAGAAACTTTTTCGACGGTCTTTTTCAAATTCAAGTCAAGGAGCTTCATATAATTTAGCAGATGTCCCTAAAGGTTATTTTGCAGTTTATGTtggtgagagtgagaagcaccGATTTGTGGTTCCCATATCATTCCTCTGCCAGCCTGCATTTCAACACTTGCTAATTGAAGCTGAAGAAGAATTTGGATTTGATCATCCAATGGGCGGTCTAACAATTCCCTGCAGACAAGATGCTTTCCTTGATCTATTATCTCGCTTGAGTGCAGTATGA